One Deltaproteobacteria bacterium DNA window includes the following coding sequences:
- a CDS encoding (2Fe-2S)-binding protein, which produces MKKQLTLNVNGQDYEVEVEANRLLLQVLRDTLDLTGTKEGCSIGVCGACSVILDGRLVSSCLTLAAGCEGKPIETIEGLAKDGKLHPLQQAFIEYGGFQCGICTPGQIMAAKSLLDENPKPSEEEVKEWMSGNLCRCTGYYKILESVMAVVNGKTDPDYQFRKRETTAKIQSLDVYKAIAKTTSD; this is translated from the coding sequence ATGAAAAAACAGCTGACTCTCAACGTCAACGGCCAAGACTATGAAGTCGAAGTCGAAGCCAACCGCTTGCTGTTGCAAGTGCTGCGCGACACTCTTGATCTCACCGGCACCAAGGAAGGTTGCAGCATCGGCGTGTGCGGCGCGTGCAGCGTGATCCTGGACGGACGGTTGGTGAGTTCATGCCTGACATTAGCGGCGGGCTGCGAAGGCAAGCCGATCGAAACCATTGAAGGTTTGGCGAAGGATGGCAAGCTCCATCCGCTTCAGCAGGCGTTCATTGAATATGGCGGCTTCCAGTGCGGCATCTGCACGCCGGGACAGATCATGGCGGCGAAGTCATTACTCGACGAAAATCCCAAACCCAGCGAAGAGGAAGTCAAAGAATGGATGTCGGGAAACCTCTGCCGCTGCACCGGTTACTACAAAATACTCGAATCGGTGATGGCCGTGGTCAATGGTAAGACAGATCCGGATTATCAGTTTCGTAAACGCGAAACGACGGCGAAGATTCAGAGCTTGGATGTTTACAAAGCAATAGCAAAAACGACTTCGGATTAA